CCCCTCGAAGTACGGGATGCTGCCGTCAGCGACCTGCGGTTGCGAAGACGGATCGCCCGCCTGTTCATGCGGCAGGTTCTCCCAGTCGTGTCCCGCGTAGACGTCCGCCTTGCGCAGTGCAGCGATGAACGCCTCGTACTGCTCGCGATCCATCGGACAGTTGAGGTAATCCGCGCCTTCGCCCTTGTCCCAGCGCGACTGGGCGAACACGCGGTCATGATCGATGGAGTCGTGCGCGACGATCGGCGCGATCGCGTCATAGAAGGCGAGGCCTTCGTCGCCGAGGAGACGGGCGAGGTCGGTGGAAAGGGCGTCGGATGTGAGCGGGCCGGTTGCGAGCACGGCATGCGACGCCGGTACCGCCGTCACTTCGCTGCGCTCGACCGTGATCCGCGGATGCGACGTGACCAGCTCGGTCATGCGCGCGGAGAAGACATCGCGGTCGACGGCGAGAGCGGCGCCGGCCGGTACGCGCGCTTCCCGGGCGGTATGCAGCAGGACGGAGCCGAGCGCGCGCATGTTCCGCTTGAGCAGCCCGTGCGCGTTGGTCGGGTCCTCGCTCTTGAACGAGTTCGTGCAGACGAGCTCGGCGAAGCGGTCGGTCTGGTGCGCGGGCGTGCCGCGCACCGGTCGCATCTCGATCAGCCTGACATCGTGACCGCGTTCTGCGAGCTGCCACGCCGCCTCGCAGCCGGCCAGCCCCGCACCGACGACGAGTGCCTGCGCCATGTCAGCGTTCCCGCCGCCTCGATGTGCCGGACTTCTTCGCGGCGGATTTCCGGGCGGTGCTCTTCTTTGCCGCCGATTTCTTTGCCGGCGACTTGCCGGCGGTCGACTTGCCGGCGGACGCGGTCGACTTCTTCGCGGTCGACTTCTTCGCGGTCGACTTCCGCGCCGAACCGCCCGTCGACTTCCTGGCAGGGCTTTTCTTGGCGGCGCCCTTCTTCGCCGTCGACTTCCTGGCCGTGCCCTTCTTCGCTGCGGATTTCCGACCGGCCTTCTTCGCGGCCGACTTCTTGGCGCCACCACTCGCACGGCGCTCGCGGTACTCCGCGCTGCGTCGCTTCTTCTCCTCGGCCTCGGCTTCCCACTGCGCCCGCGAGCGCTTCGGCTCATCGGCGACATCGAGCCGGCCGTCATCGTTCAGTGTGTACTCCGCCCAGCACTGCGGGCAGCGGATGAACTCGCCGCGCGTCTTGTTGCTCTTCTTCACGACGATCTTCGAGTCGCAGTACTGGCACTCGTGCGGCAGCGGCTCGTCCCAGCT
The window above is part of the Longimicrobiales bacterium genome. Proteins encoded here:
- the trmFO gene encoding methylenetetrahydrofolate--tRNA-(uracil(54)-C(5))-methyltransferase (FADH(2)-oxidizing) TrmFO, which translates into the protein MAQALVVGAGLAGCEAAWQLAERGHDVRLIEMRPVRGTPAHQTDRFAELVCTNSFKSEDPTNAHGLLKRNMRALGSVLLHTAREARVPAGAALAVDRDVFSARMTELVTSHPRITVERSEVTAVPASHAVLATGPLTSDALSTDLARLLGDEGLAFYDAIAPIVAHDSIDHDRVFAQSRWDKGEGADYLNCPMDREQYEAFIAALRKADVYAGHDWENLPHEQAGDPSSQPQVADGSIPYFEGCLPIEVMAARGEDTLRFGPMKPIGLRDPKTGRRPYAVVQLRREDQQGQMWNLVGFQTRLRTGEQRRVFRMIPGLENADFLRTGSIHRNTYLNFPARLTFYGAPHARPQVIVAGQLTGVEGYVESAASGILAGVNLDRLLRGLEPTVPPPATMLGGLFHYLRTASPGEFQPMNSNFGLLAPLQEHVRDKKRRRELLVERDERALREWMEAHGIEPVTVAEGARVG